ACTAACCCAGAAATTTCTTCCGTCCGTGATTCGGATCGCATGTTGGGGATTCTATCCAGTAAATCACGCCGGGCCGAAAGAAATGAAGAGCCCATTAAAGAGTATTTATTACTGACCCGGTATGATGCCGACAGGGTTAAGCTGGGTGAGATGCTGAGTCTGGAGGATGTGCAGGAAATCCTGTCGCTGGAATTATTGGGCATTATTCCCGAATCGAAATCGGTTCTATCCGCATCAAACGCAGGTATGCCGGTCATTCTGGATGAAAAGAGCGAAGCTGGTCAGGCCTACGCCGATGTCGTTGCGCGCTACTTGGGAGAAAAACTGCCGCATCGGTTTATCGATGGTAAACAAGGGTTTCTCAGAAGGCTATTCGGAGGAAGAAAATGAGTTTACTGGACTATTTCAGATCATCTAAACCTAAAACCGCTTCGCTGGCGAAAGAACGATTACAAATTCTGGTTGCGCATGAGCGCAGCTACCGCAATCAACCTTCGTATTTGCCGCAATTGCAAAAAGAGCTGCTAGAGGTTATCCGGAAGTACGTGAACGTTGATCAAGACGCGATATCGGTTAACTTTGAACAAGACGAGAATCAGGAAACGCTGGAACTCAACATCGTGCTGCCTGATTTTCAACAAACCAATAAATCGATCAACAGTTAAAAGTTTAAGCACATTCACTGCCGTTGGTAATTGCGAATTGATGTCAGCCCGTTTTAATAGTGAATTACCAGCAAACGGATGCAGAATTCAGCCGTGGAAAGTTACTCTGGGAATTCTGGTCAGTTGTATTTTTCCGCTATTTTCCGGCTGCCAGCTTTTACCCGTTCAAACGCAACCCGAAGCGGCCGTCACGACCATCCAGACAGAGCCTGTTGCGGGTGCGCATAACGCAGCTGCCCCTGATTTCAACATCCTGGGCAGAATAGCGATTCAAGACGAAAATCAAAGTTTTTCCGGCAGCTTCCGCTGGCAACATCTAGCCGCCAGTGATGAAATTTTGCTATTCACACCGTTAGGCCAAGCGGTCGCGGAAATTTCCAAAGATCACGAAGGCGTGCGGCTGATCACCTCTAAATTGGAAGCTTTTTATGCCAACGACGTGGAGAGTTTGACGGAAGAAATTCTCGGCTGGCGCTTGCCGCTCAATGGGCTGCAATTCTGGATACAGGGCATGCATTCGCCTGCAAACGCGTCGCAAAAGGATCTCGATAATAAAAATCAGATTATCGCGATCCGGCAAGATGGCTGGCACATTCATTATCAAGGCTTTACGGCGGCACAACCCAACGCCACAGCACTTCCCCGGGTGCTGAATTTAGTCTACCAGAAACTGAAAATCCGCTTGGTTGTGGATGATTGGAAAGTTGAATAACCGTTACTGCCGTTAAAGCATAAGCGCTTAATCCCTATTTTTATGTTCACATTTCCCGCTCCTGCCAAGCTGAATCTTTTTTTACATGTCGTTGGCCGTAGACCCGATGGTTATCATTTGTTGCAAACGGTTTTCCGCTTTATCGATTTTTCCGATCAAATCAGTTTCGAGTTACGCGATGACGGTATCGTCAAACTGCACAATCCGATTGCCGGTGTGCCGGAAGAAAAAGATTTATGCGTCCGCGCCGCCAAACTGCTGCAACAGAAAACCGGGACCACGCAGGGTGTGGATATCTTTATGCAGAAACAAATTCCGATGGGCGGCGGCCTGGGCGGCGGGAGTTCTGATGCCGCCACCACACTGCTGGCACTGAATCACTTGTGGAAAGTGAATGTAAACCCGGAGCAATTGCTCGAATTAGGACTTCAACTGGGCGCCGATGTGCCGGTATTTATTTTTGGACACAATGCCTTCGCTGAAGGAGTCGGCGAAAAACTCGCCGCCATTGAACTGCCACCGGCATGGTATCTGGTTCTTGTGCCACCGGTGCAAGTATCGACCGCAGAGATTTTTACCAGTAAGGAATTGACACGCAACACGATACCCATCACA
The DNA window shown above is from Nitrosomonas sp. Is35 and carries:
- the minE gene encoding cell division topological specificity factor MinE; the encoded protein is MSLLDYFRSSKPKTASLAKERLQILVAHERSYRNQPSYLPQLQKELLEVIRKYVNVDQDAISVNFEQDENQETLELNIVLPDFQQTNKSINS
- the lolB gene encoding lipoprotein insertase outer membrane protein LolB, yielding MSARFNSELPANGCRIQPWKVTLGILVSCIFPLFSGCQLLPVQTQPEAAVTTIQTEPVAGAHNAAAPDFNILGRIAIQDENQSFSGSFRWQHLAASDEILLFTPLGQAVAEISKDHEGVRLITSKLEAFYANDVESLTEEILGWRLPLNGLQFWIQGMHSPANASQKDLDNKNQIIAIRQDGWHIHYQGFTAAQPNATALPRVLNLVYQKLKIRLVVDDWKVE
- the ispE gene encoding 4-(cytidine 5'-diphospho)-2-C-methyl-D-erythritol kinase, producing the protein MFTFPAPAKLNLFLHVVGRRPDGYHLLQTVFRFIDFSDQISFELRDDGIVKLHNPIAGVPEEKDLCVRAAKLLQQKTGTTQGVDIFMQKQIPMGGGLGGGSSDAATTLLALNHLWKVNVNPEQLLELGLQLGADVPVFIFGHNAFAEGVGEKLAAIELPPAWYLVLVPPVQVSTAEIFTSKELTRNTIPITIPPFSVWQGHNDLELVVCLAYPEVARCLEWLKRLENTTIAAMSGSGACVFAEFATEQAARAAFEQIPDDMKGFVAKGLDCHPMHKALN